The Patescibacteria group bacterium genome segment GCAACAGAAGTGTGTGTGTGTGTGTGTGTGTGTGTGGATATCTTTACTTGCCATATGAAAATTTCTAAAGGATATTATGAAAATATTATCTCACTTGAAAACCTGCTTGGAGCTTGGCAGGAGTTTGCGGTAGACAAACATTCAAGAAAAGATGTGCAACAGTTCCAAAGAGACTTGATGGCTAATATTATTGAATTGCACCGAGATTTAGAATCTGGCGACTATCGCCATTCAGCTTATAGCCCATTTAAGATATCCGATCCTAAACCCCGAAACATTCATAAGGCAAGTGTTAGAGACAGATTGCTTCATAGGGCAATTTACCGAGTCCTATATCCAATTTGGGATAAAACTTTTATCTATGACAGTTATTCCTGCCGGAATAACAAAGGCACTCATAAGGCGTTTACTAAACTAGAGAATGTCTCCAGAAAGATAAGCAAGAATTATACCCACCCCTGTTTTGCCCTCAAGCTGGATATCCGCAAGTTCTTTGACAGCATAGACCATGAAATACTAATGGGCTTATTGCGCGAGAGAATTGAGGATAAGAAATTATTAGAGTTATTGGAAAATATTATTCAGAGCTTTTCTGTCTGTCATGCTGAATTTATTTCTCGTCATTCTGGGGAGCCTCTAAAGGCGACTCCAGAATCGTATAATAATCAATCTATACGATCCTGGACAAGCCAGGATGACGCAGAAAGCAGGGGTATGCCATTGGGAAATCTCACCTCACAGTTATTCGCTAATGTTTATTTAGACCCGCTGGATAAGTTTGCTAAACATCATTTGAAAGCCAAGCATTATCTCCGGTATGCCGATGATTTTGTCTTTCTGTCTGATAACCCGGATGAATTACTGGGTTATCTGATAGAAGTAAATCGGTTTCTGAAAGCTAAGCTCAAGCTGAATATCCATCCCAATAAGATATATTTAAGAAAACTTAATTGGGGCATAGATTATGTCGGTTATGTGGCCTTACCTCACTATGCCATTCCCAGAAAGAAAACTGTCAAACGAATCTTCAAAAAATTAATCTATCTCAAAGAGTATTGCCCAGAGCGAATCCCAGTAACCATGCCATCTTATTTGGGGTATTTAAGGCATGCAGATACCCATCATTTAGTATGCTGTTTACTGCAAAGATTTTCCGAATGATTAAGAATAAGTTGGCGTGGTTTCAGGAGCGTGATAATATATACCTATACCTATGGTGGAGGTATGTTATATTCTAAAACTACGCATATGCAAACAGAGAACAAAAAACAGGAAAGTTTGGTGAGTTTCAAAAAAGCCCACAGCCATTTAGGAAATATTATCAAAATGGTGGAGCGGGGGGATTATTGTATCGACATTATGCAACAGAACTTAGCTGTAATCGGCCTCCTAAAATCCGCCCATGCCAAATTAATGGAGAATCATCTTAAGGGCTGTTTTACTAACGCTATCCAAACCAACAGCACGGCCAAGAAAGAAAAGATGATTGAAGAGATTCTGAGTGTTACTAAGATGTTTAATAAGTAAGAAGTAACCCCTCTCCGCCAGTTGGCGGATTCGCTCGGGGGATAATAGTTCTCATTTCATTCGAACAGTAATAATTTTATTTTTCGAGTGAAATCGCTTTCTGCGATGGAGTCGAGAAATTATATATAAGAAAGAGAGAGTTATATATGCAAAAACACACCTACTATGTCAAAGGTATGCACTGCGCTTCCTGTGAGATCTTAATTGAAAAAGAACTCTTGTCTTTCCCCAGTGTTGAACTTGCGGATGCAACTCTCACCAACGGGCAGGTTAATATAGGTTTCAAACATGACAGGCCGAGTCTTGAGAAATTGAATGAATTATTCAGGGAAAACGGATATGTTTTTTCGGACCACCCTTTCCCTAAAGAAAGCTCGGATTGGTTAAAGCCGATCCTCTGGGCCGGGCTGATTATTACAATTTTTATTCTGGTAATAAAATTAGGTTTGGCTTCTTTTGTCAGCGTCAATTCCCAGAGTTCTTTGGGAGTATTCTTTATCTTTGGTTTGTTGGCGGGAATTTCCGGTTGTGCCGCCCTGATCGGCGGGCTGGTACTGTCTCTCTCAAAACAATGGCTGGAAATGTACAGCCCTTCTGCCAGCTTAACTGCAAAAATGATTCCGCATACTCTATTTAATGTCGGACGCATTATTTCTTATGGTCTTTTAGGGCTGGCTCTGGGATTTCTGGGAGAAAGAATTCAATTCTCTCCAGTTATTACAGCTGTAATCGTGTTGGCCGTATCAGGACTCATGTTGTTGTTGGCCTTACAGATGATGGGAGTTAAAACATTTAGTCGATTGCGCATAGCTTTGCCTAAAAACCTGACTGGGAAAATTTACGCAGGAGAGCGGAAGGGCGGTTGGTTCTATCCTTTGTTTGTTGGGTTTTTGACAGTGTTGCTTCCTTGCGGTTTTACAATTATTGCGGAAGGAGCGGCTATCTTATCCGGGTCCCCATGGCGCGGATTGTTGATTATGTTTTTCTTTGTTTTAGGTACGATGTTACCGCTAATGGCCATCGGGGCCTCCAGCGTCAAACTGGGGAGTAATCAAAAATCTTCCGAAGCATTTTTAAAGACGGCCGGGCTGCTAATTATTTTCTTTATTATATTTAATTTGAATACTCAATTTGGCCTGGTGCGATATCTATCAAATTTTATAAGCAACCTGGGAGCTGTTGAGAATTTGGAGGGTCAATCAGGAAATAACGCATTGCCGATACCGGATACCACCCAAGTGATTAAAGCAATTTATTCGGACGCCAAAGGGTTGAACCCGAATTCTTTTACTATCAAAGTTGGCCAACCGGTGCGACTGGAGATAGAAGTGAAGGATGATGTCTACGGTTGCATGAGCACTATTTTAATTCCGGGATTATGGGATCAACCCGAATTGATGCGCAAAGGCAAAACTGTGGTGATGGAATTTACTGTCCGCCGATCAGACACTTTCCCGATCACTTGCGCTATGGGAGTGCCTTGGGGCACCATCAAAGCTATTTATTAATAATCCAATAAATCGTAATTATGGAAATGAGGTTTAACATCAAGGGCATGCATTGTGCCAGTTGCGCCAGCATCATTCAAAAAGCCATTGCCGGATTAGACGGCGTCAAAACTGTGACGGCAAACTTTGCCACAGAAACGGCCACTATCGATTTTGACGAGAATAAAATATCGCTCCAAGAGATGAACGAGCCCATCAAAAAACTTGGTTACGAGTTGGCGGCTGATGAAAGCAGTGGCCATGTGCATAATTACGATGAGCATGCGGATCATGCGGGAATGAACCAATCCAAATCCGACAAATTGCGCAGTTTAGAGCAGCAAAAAATTAAAGTCCAATTTTCTCTGCCGGTGGCGCTGGTGGTTTTTGTTGTAATGATCTGGGATATTCTCGCCAAAATTTTTCCGGTTGTCCCGCCGCTTTCCATCCCAATGCAGGTATTTAATATGGTAGCTTTGGTGATTGCGACCGTCATGGTGTTTTGGGTGGGGTCGGCTTTTCTTCAGGGGGTGGTCCGGTTTGTGAAATACAGAGTAGCTAATATGGATACTCTAATCGGTATCGGTACTCTCACCGCCTATACTTATAGCACGGCCATCACCTTATTCCCACAAATCATAGAAGCGCTCAAACTGCCCGAATATACCTATTTTGATGTCACGATTGTGGTCATCGGTTTCGTAACTTTAGGGAAATACTTAGAAGCCAGATCTAAAATTAAAACCGGCGCTGCGATTGAAAAACTAATTGGTTTACAAGCCAAATCTGCGCTGGTGTGGCGAGATGGCGGGGAAATGGAAATTCCGATCAGCGAAGTTAGAATTGGTGACCTGGTGATAGTCAAGCCCGGCACAAAGATTCCAGTAGATGGAATTATTCAAGAAGGCCAATCGTCCATTGACGAAGCCATGGTGACCGGAGAACCGATACCGGTCGATAAAAAAGCTGGCGATGCAGTGATCGGGGGTACCATTAACAAGCACGGGGCTTTTAAATTCAAGGCCACTAAAGTGGGATCGGACACGATGTTGGCCCAGATCATTAAAATGGTGGAAGAGGCCCAAGGTTCCAAAGCGCCTATTCAAGAAATTGCTGATAAAATTTCCAGTATCTTTGTGCCGACCGTTTTAGTTATCGCTCTACTCGCTTTAGCAGTTTGGTTAACTATCGGAACATACTTTTTGGGATTCTCGGCGGCGTTATCGTTTGGCATTATGGCCTTCGTGGGTATTTTGGTTATTGCGTGTCCGTGCGCTTTAGGTCTCGCTACCCCCACGGCTATTATTGTGGGTGTGGGTAAGGGAGCGGAGCATGGTATCTTGATCAAGAATGCAGAAAGCTTAGAGAAATTAAGTACTGTTGGCGTAGTAGTTTTTGATAAAACTGGTACCATCACCAAAGGCAGTCCCGAAGTAACTGATATAGTTCCTGTAGATAAAACTATAACGGAGAATGATGTTTTGATATTAGCTGGTAGCATTGAGAGATATTCGGAACATCCCTTAGCTCAAGCGATTGTGGCAGAAGCTAATAAACAAACCTTACCCTTGCAGGACCCCACTGATTTTAAAGCCTTGGAAGGGGTAGGAGTGCAGGCCAAGTTGCAAAATGTGATGGTAATGGTGCGCAAACCAACTCCCTCGGAAGCGGATCTTCC includes the following:
- a CDS encoding sulfite exporter TauE/SafE family protein, which codes for MQKHTYYVKGMHCASCEILIEKELLSFPSVELADATLTNGQVNIGFKHDRPSLEKLNELFRENGYVFSDHPFPKESSDWLKPILWAGLIITIFILVIKLGLASFVSVNSQSSLGVFFIFGLLAGISGCAALIGGLVLSLSKQWLEMYSPSASLTAKMIPHTLFNVGRIISYGLLGLALGFLGERIQFSPVITAVIVLAVSGLMLLLALQMMGVKTFSRLRIALPKNLTGKIYAGERKGGWFYPLFVGFLTVLLPCGFTIIAEGAAILSGSPWRGLLIMFFFVLGTMLPLMAIGASSVKLGSNQKSSEAFLKTAGLLIIFFIIFNLNTQFGLVRYLSNFISNLGAVENLEGQSGNNALPIPDTTQVIKAIYSDAKGLNPNSFTIKVGQPVRLEIEVKDDVYGCMSTILIPGLWDQPELMRKGKTVVMEFTVRRSDTFPITCAMGVPWGTIKAIY
- a CDS encoding metal-sensing transcriptional repressor, which codes for MLYSKTTHMQTENKKQESLVSFKKAHSHLGNIIKMVERGDYCIDIMQQNLAVIGLLKSAHAKLMENHLKGCFTNAIQTNSTAKKEKMIEEILSVTKMFNK
- a CDS encoding heavy metal translocating P-type ATPase, yielding MEMRFNIKGMHCASCASIIQKAIAGLDGVKTVTANFATETATIDFDENKISLQEMNEPIKKLGYELAADESSGHVHNYDEHADHAGMNQSKSDKLRSLEQQKIKVQFSLPVALVVFVVMIWDILAKIFPVVPPLSIPMQVFNMVALVIATVMVFWVGSAFLQGVVRFVKYRVANMDTLIGIGTLTAYTYSTAITLFPQIIEALKLPEYTYFDVTIVVIGFVTLGKYLEARSKIKTGAAIEKLIGLQAKSALVWRDGGEMEIPISEVRIGDLVIVKPGTKIPVDGIIQEGQSSIDEAMVTGEPIPVDKKAGDAVIGGTINKHGAFKFKATKVGSDTMLAQIIKMVEEAQGSKAPIQEIADKISSIFVPTVLVIALLALAVWLTIGTYFLGFSAALSFGIMAFVGILVIACPCALGLATPTAIIVGVGKGAEHGILIKNAESLEKLSTVGVVVFDKTGTITKGSPEVTDIVPVDKTITENDVLILAGSIERYSEHPLAQAIVAEANKQTLPLQDPTDFKALEGVGVQAKLQNVMVMVRKPTPSEADLPEIHLLQAQGKTVIIVESDGHIQGFIALSDTIKDNAKTAIDGLHKKGIKAIMLTGDNQLAAKYIAAQVDIDEVIAGVLPQQKAQKIKELQTAGIKVAMVGDGINDAPALVQADVGIAMATGTDVAMESAGITLIKGDLQKLIQAISLAKATMTTIKQNLFWAFIYNVVGIPIAAGALYPIWGIFLNPIFAGLAMAGSSVSVVGNSLRLRAKKIF
- a CDS encoding reverse transcriptase/maturase family protein, with protein sequence MKISKGYYENIISLENLLGAWQEFAVDKHSRKDVQQFQRDLMANIIELHRDLESGDYRHSAYSPFKISDPKPRNIHKASVRDRLLHRAIYRVLYPIWDKTFIYDSYSCRNNKGTHKAFTKLENVSRKISKNYTHPCFALKLDIRKFFDSIDHEILMGLLRERIEDKKLLELLENIIQSFSVCHAEFISRHSGEPLKATPESYNNQSIRSWTSQDDAESRGMPLGNLTSQLFANVYLDPLDKFAKHHLKAKHYLRYADDFVFLSDNPDELLGYLIEVNRFLKAKLKLNIHPNKIYLRKLNWGIDYVGYVALPHYAIPRKKTVKRIFKKLIYLKEYCPERIPVTMPSYLGYLRHADTHHLVCCLLQRFSE